From Glycine max cultivar Williams 82 chromosome 11, Glycine_max_v4.0, whole genome shotgun sequence, the proteins below share one genomic window:
- the LOC100801142 gene encoding protein PNS1: MGASEHVVVEKEKENETVAEAKKEEKDLEKGGGVGVEERKFHSNNNNNDVNDHEESHISSFHRLNPTNPLRIVINSSTRVATPPPPAQSQRSHTHTRSIPTPQQQQPEPQPQPVTLNSRKYTNRISLFLFVLHMFLAVTLVFFLVFKGVQGLIQESESNKRKEKNVLKYFLPQVEAASFMSIILAFIWQGAIRKWPTFMLHFILWFTFVVSLAAGILLICFQKPATDGVGVCFIAFAIGNGLYACWVSHRIKFCCKVLSLSLQPVSKFPDLSKPTYYVLGAGFLWISLWILAVIGALNFYFPPLVIIALVLSLAWTTEVMRNVVNITVSRVIALYYLRGMQSSTQFCFLRALTRNLGSACLGSLFVPAIEALRIVARGLNLLEGEDEFMFCCAHCCLRVMESIFRNGNGWAYVQIAAYGKGFVKASQDTWALFEKEDMVSIVDADITSSICFLTGVCSGSLCVIVVAAWTYKVHQTFTATLSLLTFFIGYLLTRIAMAVPHACVSCYYVCYAETPENRLFDKTIKDRQALLKTGRDVVPTPRGIRRYTRT, from the exons ATGGGTGCCTCGGAACAT GTGGTGgttgagaaagagaaagagaatgaaacTGTAGCTGAAGCAAAGAAGGAGGAGAAAGACTTGGAGAAAGGGGGTGGTGTGGGTGTTGAAGAGAGAAAGTttcatagtaataataataataatgatgttaATGATCATGAAGAATCTCATATCTCAAGTTTCCACAGGTTGAACCCCACTAACCCTTTGAGAATTGTGATTAATAGCTCCACCAGAGTCGcaactcctcctcctcctgctcAATCTCAACGTTCTCACACCCACACGCGCTCCATTCCAACCCCACAACAACAA CAACCCGAACCCCAACCACAACCGGTGACACTGAATTCGAGAAAATACACCAACAGAATATccttgtttctttttgttctccACATGTTTTTAGCGGTTACGCTTGTGTTTTTTCTCGTGTTCAAGGGAGTTCAAGGGCTAATCCAGGAATCAGAATCTAACAAGAGGAAAGAGAAAAACGTGTTAAAGTATTTTCTTCCCCAAGTGGAGGCTGCATCTTTTATGAGCATAATTCTTGCATTTATTTGGCAAGGGGCGATTAGGAAATGGCCAACTTTTATGCTTCATTTCATACTTTGGTTTACTTTTGTGGTGTCTCTGGCTGCTGGGATTCTCCTAATTTGCTTCCAAAAGCCCGCCACTGATGGTGTTGGAGTGTGTTTCATTGCTTTTGCAATTGGGAATGGCTTATATGCTTGTTGGGTAAGTCATAGAATTAAGTTTTGTTGTAAGGTATTGAGTTTGTCTCTTCAACCTGTCTCCAAATTCCCTGATCTGAGCAAACCCACTTATTATGTGCTTGGGGCTGGATTCTTGTGGATATCTCTATGGATTTTAGCAGTAATTGGAGCATTGAACTtctattttcctcctttggtcATCATTGCATTGGTGCTGAGTTTGGCTTGGACTACTGAGGTCATGAGGAATGTTGTTAACATCACTGTTAGTAGGGTTATTGCCTTGTATTACCTCAGAGGAATGCAATCTAGCACCCAATTTTGCTTTCTGAGAGCCTTGACTCGGAATCTTGGAAGTGCTTGTTTGGGGTCTCTCTTTGTGCCTGCAATTGAAGCCCTGAGAATTGTCGCCCGGGGGCTCAATTTGCTTGAGGGAGAAGATGAGTTCATGTTTTGTTGTGCTCACTGTTGTTTAAGAGTCATGGAATCCATTTTCAGAAATGGCAATGGCTGGGCATATGTACAG ATTGCAGCATATGGAAAAGGTTTTGTAAAGGCATCCCAGGACACTTGGGCCCTATTTGAGAAAGAAGATATGGTGTCAATTGTAGATGCTGATATAACCAGCTCAATTTGCTTCCTCACAGGAGTTTGCAGCGGCTCTCTTTGTGTCATTGTTGTGGCTGCTTGGACCTACAAAGTACACCAAACTTTCACAGCCACCCTATCCCTCCTCACATTCTTCATTGGATACCTTTTG ACTAGGATTGCCATGGCAGTGCCTCATGCCTGTGTGAGTTGTTATTATGTATGCTATGCTGAGACTCCGGAGAATAGATTGTTTGATAAAACAATTAAGGATCGTCAGGCCTTGTTAAAAACTGGCCGTGATGTGGTTCCTACGCCAAGGGGAATTAGGAGGTATACAAGGACCTAA